From the Anaeromyxobacter dehalogenans 2CP-1 genome, the window GCGGGTGCGGATGGCGATCGCGACCAGGTTCAGCGCGAAGGTGAGGGCCAGCAGGACGAGCACGGTCGCGTACAGCAGCGGCCGCGTCGCCTCCACGTCGGGCGACTGCGTGGCGAGCACGTAGACGTGGTAGCCGAGGTGCATGAACTGCGAGAACGGCGAGCCGGGGAGGTCGGGCAGGAAGTAGGCGACGCCGGTGAACAGGATGGGCGCGACCTCGCCCGCGCCGCGCGCCACCGCCAGGATGGCGCCCGTGAGGATGCCGGGGAGCGCGCCGGGCAGCACCACGCGCGCGAGCGTCTGCGACTGGGTGGCGCCGAGCGCGAGGCTGGCGTCGCGCAGCTCGCGGGGGACGGCGCGGAGCGCCTCCTCGGTGGAGACGATCACCACCGGGAGCGTGAGCACCGCGAGCGTGAGCGAGGCCCAGATCAGCGCGGGCTGCCCGTAGTGCAGCGTGCCGGGCTCGGAGAGCGCGCGATCCAGGCCGCGGCCCACGAACTGGATGAAGAAGCCCAGGCCGAACAGGCCGAACACGATGGACGGGACGCCGGCCAGGTTCGTCACCGCGACGCGCACCGCGCCGGCCAGGCCCGAGCGGGGCGGCGCGTACTCGTGGAGGTAGACGGCGGTCGCGACGCCCACCGGGAGCACCGCGACCGTCATGAGCAGCGTCATGACGGCGGTGCCGTAGATCGCCGGGAAGATGCCGCCGCCGGTCATCCCCTCCTCCGGCGCGGCGGTGAGGAACTCCCAGGAGACGCGGGCGGCGCCGCCGCGGACGACGTCCCACAGGATGACGCCCAGCATGGCGACCACCAGGAAGGCGGCGGCCCCGGTGAGGAGCGCCAGCGCGCCCCCGACGGCCTTGCGGCGGCGGACGGTCACGCCGCCCCTCCGGACATGCGGCGCACCAGGCGCTTCACGAAGGCGGCGGCGAGCGCGTTCAGCACGAAGGTGAACAGGAAGAGCTCGACGCCGATGAAGAACAGCACCGAGTAGTGCGCGCCCCCGAACACCACCTCGCCCATCTCCGCGGCGATGGTGGCGGGGAGCGTGCGCACCGAGTCGCCCAGGCTCCAGGAGGTGATGGCCGCGTTGCCGGAGGCCATCAGCACGATCATGGTCTCGCCGATGGAGCGGCCGAAGCCGAGGACCACGCCGGCGAGGACCCCCGGGGCGGCCGCGGGCAGGATCACCCGGAACGCCGTCTCCCAGCGCGTGGCGCCGAGCGCCAGCGAGGCCTCGCGGTAGGCGCGAGGCACCGCCTGGAGCGCGTCCTCGCTCACCGTGAAGATGACCGGGATGACCGTCAGCGCCAGCCCGAGCCCGGCCACCACCGCGTTCAGCCGGAACGTGAAGCCGAACGCGGACTGCAGCCAGGTCGCCATCACCATCAGGGCGAAGAAGCCGAGCACGACCGAGGGGATGCCGGCGAGCAGCTCGATGACCGGCTTCAGCACCTCGCGCAGCCGGCGCGGCGCGAACTCCGAGGCGTAGAGCGCCGCCGCGATGCCGACCGGGACCGAGACCAGCATGGACACCGCCGTCACCTTCAGCGTGCCGACGAACAGCGGGATCATCGAGTACTTCGGCACCCCGCTCACCGGCTGCCACATGTAGCCGGGCGGCCGGCTGGGGCGGAGCACCTGCGGGAGGAACATCTTGCCGAAGCTCGCCTCGCCCCGGACCTCGGGGTCGGTGAGCAGCGGCAGCGCCTCGCGCGCCACGAACACGAAGATGAGGACGACGGCGGCGATCCCCGTGAGCGCGATCAGGGTGATGATCCCCCGGATCGCCGCCTCGCGGAGCTGCCGCCGCCGGATGGAGGGGAGAGGGCGGTCCTCCCCCCTCCGGAGCGGTGCGATGGCCGGCACGGACGCGGATTCAGCCATGGCTCGATTGCGCGGACGTGGCGGCCGTGTGACGGGACGGTGACGACGCCCCTACTTGATCGGGAAGTAGCCGACCTTGGTGACGAGCTGCTGGCCCTCGGGCGAGAGGCAGTAGTCGATGAACGCCTTCACCTCGCCGGCCGGCTTGGCGCGCGTGTACATGAACAGCGGGCGGGCCAGCGGGTACTTCCCGCTCTTCACGTTCTCGGCGCTGGGCGCGTACGCCTGGCCGTCGGCGCCCACCACCTTCACCTCCTTCACCCCCTTGGCGTAGGCGGCGCCGCCGTACCCGATGCCGCCCTTCTCCTTCGCGACCGCGTTCACCACCGCGGCCGTGCCGGGGAGCGTCTGCGCGGCCGGGGCGTAGTCGTCGCCCTTCAGCACGTGCTCCTTGAAGAACACGTAGGTGCCGGAGGAGTTCTCGCGGGAGTAGAGGACGATGCGCTGGTCGGGCCCGCCCACCTGCTTCCAGTTGGTGACGTCGCCCACGTAGATCTGGTGGAGCTGGTCGATGGTGAGCTGGCTCACCGGGTTCGACTCGTTCACGTACAGCGCGACGCCGTCCTGCGCGACCGGGATCTCGGTGGGGAGGACGCTGTAGCGCTCGCGCACCTTGCCCTTCTCGTCCGACTTCATCGAGCGCGAGGCGTTCGCGATGTCGGTGGTGCCGTTGATGAGCGCGGCGATCCCGGTGCCGGAGCCGCCGCCGGTGACCTGCACCTTCTTGCCGGGGTTCTTGTTCATGTAGTCCTCGGCCCAGCGCTGGGCGAGGATCACCATCGTGTCGGAGCCCTTCACGGTCACGGCGGCGGAGGCGAGGGCCGGAACCGCCGCGGCGAGCGCGGCGAGGGCGAGCAGCATGCGCTTCATGGAGTTCTCTCCTTCTCGGTTGGCTGCGATCTAGATCTCGACGAGGGAGGACCGGTGACGGTCGCGTGACGACCGCGTGAACCCGTCACCGGGCCGCCGGACGCCTAGAACTTCGCCTGGAGCTGCGCGACGAAGCTGTCCTTCTTCGGGTCGGATGGCGCCGTGTCGCCCTTCTCCCGGTTCATCGGGTGGTAGTAGGCGACCGACAGCTTCAGGTTGCTGCTGAGGATGGTGTGCAGCGCCGCCGAGACCTCGTCGGTGATGAAGACCTTCCCCTGGTTGGCCGCGAGGTTGCGGTCGAGCTTCACGTTCGGGTTGAACGTGTCGTAGCGGACGGCCACCTGGTTCCAGGGCCCGACGTTCTGGGTGAGGATGACGTCCCAGCCGTAGCCGATGAGCCCCAGGCTGTCGCCGGCGCCGCCCGCGCCGGTGCCGATGGCGGTCTTGCCCCACACGTACTCGCCCTTCAGCGCGGTGCCACCGACCGGGAGCAGGTCGAGGTAGAGCTGCAGGTCGGCGCCGAGGCGCACGCGATCGTAGGTCTCGTTGGTGGCCGAGGTGTAGTCGATGGTCTTGCCGTACCAGCCGGACACGCCGCCGGTGATCATGCCGAGGTCGACGCCGAGGCGGCCGATCACGTCCTTGCGCTGGTCGTTGTCCTTGCCGGCCGCGCCGTCCACGCCGTTGCCGTTGAACACGCCCACCTTGAAGTTCACCGGGCCGTAGGCGCCGCGGAGGGCGACGCCGAGGTCGTACTCGCCCTTCAGGAAGTGGCCGGCGAACATGGCGCGCTCGAGCAGGTCGAGGTCGGAGGAGGAGCGGATGCCGACGTCGTAGCCGAACGGCATGAGCTGGAGGCCGGCGTCGATCGCGAAGCCCTTCAGGAAGGGCAGCTTGAACGAGGCGTACGCCTCCTTGAGGCCCACGCCGGAGGGCGTGGCATCGAGCTGGATAACGTACTGCGCGAGGTCGGTGTCGTAGACGGCCTTGAAGCGGCCGCGGCGGACGTAGAAGCCGTCGCGCTGGGGCGCGCCCTTCTCGTACTTCGCGGCCTCGAGCCAGCCGAACCGCGGCTGGACGTAGCCGGAGAACTTGAGCTTCTTCAGGCCGGAGACGTCGGTCTTCATCTCGGCGAGCTGCTCGGCGAGGGCGTCCACCTGGCCCTTGAGCGCGGCGGTGTCGACCTCGGAGGATTCCGCGGGCGCGGAGGACGCCGGCGCGGCGGCCTCCTGCGCCAGCGCCGCGGGCGCGAGCCCGACGGCGAGGATGGCGGCGATGAGACGGTTCATGGGTTCCTTGCCCCTGTCGTGTTGGACGACGAGCGGATGCTCGGTTCGGGGGCTTTGTAGGAAGCCGGCGTGGCGCGCCCACGGCGCCGGGGTGACGCTTGCGTGAAGCGGTCACGTTCGGTGAACGATGCGTGACGAACGCGCGAGCGGCGGGTGACCGGGGCGCGCCGGAGGCGCCGCGGCGGTCACGCCGCCGGCAGGCGGGCCCAGAGCCGGGTGCCGCCGGCGCCGCTCTCGACGCCGACCTCGCCGCCCATGCCCTGGACCAGGTGCTTCACGATGGCGAGGCCGAGGCCGGTGCCGCCCTGGTCACGCGATCGGCCCGAGTCCACCCGGTAGAAGCGCTCGAACAGCCGCGGCAGGTGGTGGCGCTCGATGCCGGGGCCGGTGTCGGCGACGGACACCACCCAGGCGTCGCCGTCGCGCGCCGCCGACACGGTCACCGACCCGGCGGCGGTGTACTTCACCGCGTTGTCCACCAGGTTCACGAGCACCTGCTCGAGCGCGCGGCCGTCGGCGCGGACGACGGCGCCGGCCGGGACCTCGGCGCGGAGCGCGAGCCCCTTCGCGCGCGCGGCCGACGCGAACAGCTCCAGCACCTGCCGCGCCAGCGCCCCCACCCCCACCGGCGCCAGCTCGAACGTCCACTGGCGCGACTCGATGCGCGAGAGGTCGAGCAGGTCCTGGGTGAGCCGCGAGAGCCGCTCGGCGTGGCGCGCCACGATCTCCACGAACGCGCGCCCCGCGGCGGGGTCCTCCACCGCGCCGGAGAGCAGCGTCTCCGCCGCCGCCCGGATCGCGGCGATGGGCGTGCGCAGCTCGTGGCTGGCGTTCGCCACGAAGTCGCGGCGCGTCGCCTCGGCCCGCCGGGCATCGGTGACGTCCCGGAGCAGCACCAGCACCTCGCCGCGCAGCAGCGGCGAGAGCGCGGCGAGGTAGGTGCGGCGCTGGATGGGCAGCTCCAGCCGGCGCGCGGTGCCCTCCAGCGCGCGCTTCACGGCTTCCGACAGCTCCGCGCTGCGGGTGATCTCGAGCGGCGTCAGGCCCGCGGCGCGCCCGCTCGCGGCCAGCGTGTCGAAGGCGGCGTTCGAGGCGCGCACCCAGCCGTCGCGCGAGATGAGCGCGGCGGCGTCCGGCAGCGCGGCGAGCAGCTCCTGCTCGGCCGGCACGCGCAGCGCGGAGAAGCGCCGGCGCTCGCGCTCGGCGAGCAGCTCCTCCAGCTCGCGCACGTCGCGCCCCAGGTCGGCGGGCGGCCCGCCCGACAGCTCCGCCCGCAGCGCGCGGATCGCGGCCGCCAGGGGCGATCTCGACAGCACGCCGCCCTCAGCGCTTCTCGCTCGGATCCACGAGGCGATAGCCGATCCCCCGCACCGTCTCCAGCAGGTCCCGTCCCGACCCCAGCTTCTCACGGAGCCGCTTCACGTGCGTGTCCACCGTGCGCGTCTCGACCTCGGCGGACATCTCCCACACGTCCTCGAGGAGCTGATCGCGCGACTGCACCCGGCCCAGCCGCGACATGAGCGTGGTGAGCAGCTTGAACTCGAGCGGCGTGAGCACCACCTCCGCGCCGTCCACGTAGACGCGGTGGGACTCCACGTCCACGCGGATGGGCCCGACCGACTCCGGCGGGCGCTCCGACGGGCGCGCGCCGGCACGGCGGAGCACCGCCTTCAGCCGGAGCACCAGCTCGCGCACGCTGAACGGCTTGGTCACGTAGTCGTCGGCGCCCAGCTCGAAGCCGACCACCCGGTCCACCTCGTCGCCCTTGGCGGTGAGCATCACCACCGGGACGTGCCGGGTGCGGGGGTCGGACTTGATCTGCCGGCACACCTCCGTCCCCGAGACGTCGGGCAGCATGACGTCGAGCAGGACGAGGTCCGGCACGCGGCGGCGGAGGTGCGAGAGCGCCTGCTCGCCGGTGGTGGCGAGCAGCGTCTCGAACCCGGACGCGCGCAGGTTGAAGTCGAGGAGCGAGAGCAGGTCTCGCTCGTCGTCCACCAAGAGAACGGACGTCACGCCCACACCTTAACGCAGGGCCGGGTGACGGGCGCGTGGCGGCCGTGCCACGGAAAGGTGAAGTCGACGCCGGCGGGGGTAGGATGGCGGGATGCGCCCGGCCGCCGCAGCCCTGCTCCTGCCCGCCCTCGCCTGCGCCGCCGGCGCGCGGCCCCCGTCCGCGCTGGGCGCCGCGGACGCCGGGCCGAGCCGCTGCCTGCTCCTGGCGCCGTTCGAGAACGCCAGCGACGCGCCGCACGCCGGCGAGGCGGCCACCGCCGCGGTGCGGGCCGCGCTCGATCCCGCCCGGACCGCCGCGCTCGCCGACGACGACCTGCGCGCGCTGTTCCGCGAGACGCCGCTCGAGCTTCCGGAGGGCGTCTCCCCCTCGCTCGCGCTCGAGCTCGCCGAGCTGACCGGCGCGGACGCGGCGGTCTACGGCACGGTGGAGGGCCGCTCGCGCGACGCGGCCGCGCCCACCCTGCTCGTGTCGCTGCGCGTGGTCGACGCCGGCCGCCGCGAGCTGCTGGTGGCCGAGACGGTCCCGGTCCGCCCCGCCGCCGGCGAGGCGCCCGAGGACGCCATCCGGCGCGCCCTCGCCGCGGCGCGCCCGGCGCTGGCGCGCCTCGGGGACGCCTCGGGGCGCCGCTGCTTCGACCCGGCCCGCCTCGGCGCGCTTCGCGGCGTGGCGATGGCCGAGGTGCGCCGCCAGCCCGCGCCGGCGCCGGCCGCCGTGGTGGTGCCGGTCGCCGCCGCGGCGATGCCGGCGGCGCCCGGGCCCGCGGCGGAGCCGGCGGGCACGCGCACGCCGCGGCAGGCGGACTGGGCGCGGCGACTTGCCGCAGGGGAGCGCTTCCTGCTCGAGGACGCCTCCTTCGCCGGACGGACCGCGGAGCTCCAGCGCGACGGCGGCCTGGCCGACCTCGTGCTCGCGCTCGCCGCCGCGCCGGGTGTGGCGGTCCGGGTCGAGGCGTTCGTGGACGCCACGCCCGACGCGCAGGCCGACCAGCGCCTCTCGCAGGCCATGGCCGACGCGGCCGTCGGGCGCCTGCGCGAGCTGGGCGTGGCCGAACGACGTCTCTCCGGGGTCGGATGCGGCGGGGAGCGCCCGCTCCTCCCCAACTTCACCGTTCGTGGACGTACCGCGAACCGGCGTCTCGAGATCGTGGGGCACGCCGAGCCGTGACGGCGGGCGCAGCCGGTCGTCCCTTGGCTGCGGGGGAGGTAGCATCGGACGCGTGGAAGCCAGTCAGCCGGGCCGGACGCCAGCGGTGATGGCGCTCGCGCCGCCGCAGGATGCGGCGGTGCGCTCCGCGTTCGCGTCCACGCCGCTGGCGTGGCTGCTGGGCGCGTTCGCCACCATCCTCTCGGTGGGCGCGGTGGACTCGCTCACCCGCAGCGACGTCTCGCTCATCCTCTTCTACCTGGTGCCCATCGGCTTCGGGACCTGGTTCGTCTCGCTGCGCTGGGGCGCGGCGCTGGCGGTGGCGAGCGCGGCGGTCTCCACCGGCGCGGACGTGCTGTGGCGCCTGCAGCACGCCGCGCAGGACCTGGCGATCGGGACCCAGGTGTGGAACGGCTTCATGCTGCTCGGCACCGCGACCGCGCTGGTGCTCGTGCTCGGCGCGCTGAAGGGGCGCCTGGAGGGGCAGGAGCTGCTCGCCCGCACCGACGCGCTCACGCAGATCGCGAACCGGCGCGCGTTCATCGAGGCGGCGCAGCTCGAGCTGGAGCGCGCCCGCCGCCACGGCCGGCCGCTCACGGTGGCGTACGTGGACTGCGACGACTTCAAGCTGGTGAACGACCGGCTCGGCCACGCGGAGGGCGACGCGCTGCTCGTCACGGTGGCGCAGACGCTGCGGGGCGGCACGCGCGCGGTGGACGCGGTGGCGCGCCTCGGCGGCGACGAGTTCGGCCTGCTGCTGCCCGAGACCGACGCGGCCATGGCCGATGCGCTGCTCGGACGCCTGCTGGCGACGCTGCAGGCCGCGGTCACGCGGCACGGCGGCTGGAAGGTGGGCTTCTCGGTGGGCGCCGCGGTGTTCCTGTCCCCGCCGGACGACGTGGACGACCTGATGGCCCGCGCCGACGAGCTCATGTACGGCGCCAAGCGGCACGCCAAGGGCTCGATCCGCCTGGACGTGTTCGGGGGGATCGCGCCGGTGGCCGCGGACGGGACCGATCCGCGGTAGACAGGGGCATGCGCTTCTTCGCCACCTGCGCCAAGGGCACCGAGGGTGCCCTGCGGCGCGAGCTGTCCGGCCTCCGCCTCCCCGCCGTCCGCGGCGATCGCGGCGGCGTCTCGTTCGAGGGGGCGCTGGAGGCCGGCATGCGGGCCTGCCTGCACGCGCGGACCGCCATGCGCGTCCTGCTGGAGCTGGCGCGCTTCCCGGCCCCGGACGCGGCGGCGCTGTACGAGGGCGCGCGCGCGGTCGCGTGGCAGGACTGGCTCGACGTGCGGACCACGCTGGCGGTGGAGGCGACCGTCTCCTCGACCACCATCACGCACTCCGGCTTCGCGGCGCTCAAGGTGAAGGACGCGGCGGTGGACGTGCTGCGCGAGCGGCTCGGCGCGCGCCCGGACGTGGACCCGAAGGACCCGGACGTGCGGATCGTGCTGCACCTCGCCCGCGACGAGGCCACGCTGTCGCTCGATCTCGCCGGCGCGCCGCTGCACCGGCGCGGCTACCGCGCGGTGACCACCGAGGCACCGCTCAAGGAGACGCTGGCCGCGGCGGTGCTGCTGCTCGGCGGCGTCGACCCGGCGCTCCCCTTCGCCGACCCGATGGCCGGCTCCGGGACGCTCGCCATCGAGCACGCGCTGCGCGCCCGGCGCATCGCGCCCGGCCTGGACCGCGCGTTCGGCTTCCAGCGCTGGCCGAGCTACCGGGGCGGCCCGCAGTCGGCCTGGGACCGCATGAAGGCGGCGGCGCGCGCCGAGATCCTGCCGCGGGCGCCGGCGCCGATCGTGGCGCGCGACGGGCACCCGAAGGCGATCCAGGCGCTCCGGCTGAACGCCGCCGCGGCGGGCGTGGAGGCCGACCTCGAGATCTCGCAGGCCGACGCGCGCGACCTCCAGCCGTCCGCGGACGCGGGCGCCATCGTGACCAACCCGCCCTACGGCGAGCGCCTGGGCGGCGGCGGCGAGGGCGCGAGCGCGGCCGAGGCGCGCGTCGCGGGCAAGAAGCTGCAGGGCTTCTACCGCGGCCTGGCCGAGATGCTGGTGCGCCACCACGGCTGGACCGCGGTGGTGCTCTCCGGCAACCCGCTCCTCGAGCGGGCCATCCCGATCCGGCCCGCGGTGGATCACCGGCTCTGGAACGGACCCCTCGAGGCCCACCTGCTGAAGTACGAGCTCCCGTGACCTCCTTGCGGAGCGCCGGACGCCGCGCCTAACGTTCCCGCGTGGCCGCCCCCGCCCCGCTCCTCGCCCTCGCGCTGGCGCTCGCCGCCGGCGGCCCGGGGGGTGCGCCGCCGGTGCCGGTGGCACCCTCGCGGCAGGGCACGCTCGACGCCCGGCGCGAGGCGATCGCGCAGGAGCTGCTTCGGATCGGTGGCGCGCTCCAGCGCGAGATCGAGGCCGGCGACGTGGGCGCGGTCCTGGCGCGCGTGCCGGCCGAGGGGCTGCGCTGCGCCGGGCAGGTGGTGCCGCGCGCGCGGGTGGAGCGCGACCTGCGCGAGTCGTCGCGCTGGCTGCACCAGACGCTGTTCGGCGCGCCCGAGGGCGCCGGCGGCGGCGCGCCCGCGAGCCTGCGCGCGTTCCTGGCGCGGGCGAAGGAGGTCGCGGTGATGGTCAGCTTTCGCCGCGACCCGCGCGCCGGCCCGGTGGGCCGGCCCTGCCTCGAGTTCCGCGCCCGCGACCTGGTGAACCCTGCCCCGCCGTTCTGCTTCGAGAAGCAGGGCAAGCGCTGGTGGCTCACCGAGTCGCTGTATCCGTGCGGCTGACGTCCCTCGACTCCGCGCGGCCGTTCGGCCGCGCTACGCTCGGGATGAGCGACCTCCATCCGCTC encodes:
- a CDS encoding THUMP domain-containing class I SAM-dependent RNA methyltransferase; this encodes MRFFATCAKGTEGALRRELSGLRLPAVRGDRGGVSFEGALEAGMRACLHARTAMRVLLELARFPAPDAAALYEGARAVAWQDWLDVRTTLAVEATVSSTTITHSGFAALKVKDAAVDVLRERLGARPDVDPKDPDVRIVLHLARDEATLSLDLAGAPLHRRGYRAVTTEAPLKETLAAAVLLLGGVDPALPFADPMAGSGTLAIEHALRARRIAPGLDRAFGFQRWPSYRGGPQSAWDRMKAAARAEILPRAPAPIVARDGHPKAIQALRLNAAAAGVEADLEISQADARDLQPSADAGAIVTNPPYGERLGGGGEGASAAEARVAGKKLQGFYRGLAEMLVRHHGWTAVVLSGNPLLERAIPIRPAVDHRLWNGPLEAHLLKYELP
- a CDS encoding response regulator, yielding MTSVLLVDDERDLLSLLDFNLRASGFETLLATTGEQALSHLRRRVPDLVLLDVMLPDVSGTEVCRQIKSDPRTRHVPVVMLTAKGDEVDRVVGFELGADDYVTKPFSVRELVLRLKAVLRRAGARPSERPPESVGPIRVDVESHRVYVDGAEVVLTPLEFKLLTTLMSRLGRVQSRDQLLEDVWEMSAEVETRTVDTHVKRLREKLGSGRDLLETVRGIGYRLVDPSEKR
- a CDS encoding GGDEF domain-containing protein, with the protein product MEASQPGRTPAVMALAPPQDAAVRSAFASTPLAWLLGAFATILSVGAVDSLTRSDVSLILFYLVPIGFGTWFVSLRWGAALAVASAAVSTGADVLWRLQHAAQDLAIGTQVWNGFMLLGTATALVLVLGALKGRLEGQELLARTDALTQIANRRAFIEAAQLELERARRHGRPLTVAYVDCDDFKLVNDRLGHAEGDALLVTVAQTLRGGTRAVDAVARLGGDEFGLLLPETDAAMADALLGRLLATLQAAVTRHGGWKVGFSVGAAVFLSPPDDVDDLMARADELMYGAKRHAKGSIRLDVFGGIAPVAADGTDPR
- the pstC gene encoding phosphate ABC transporter permease subunit PstC, whose amino-acid sequence is MAESASVPAIAPLRRGEDRPLPSIRRRQLREAAIRGIITLIALTGIAAVVLIFVFVAREALPLLTDPEVRGEASFGKMFLPQVLRPSRPPGYMWQPVSGVPKYSMIPLFVGTLKVTAVSMLVSVPVGIAAALYASEFAPRRLREVLKPVIELLAGIPSVVLGFFALMVMATWLQSAFGFTFRLNAVVAGLGLALTVIPVIFTVSEDALQAVPRAYREASLALGATRWETAFRVILPAAAPGVLAGVVLGFGRSIGETMIVLMASGNAAITSWSLGDSVRTLPATIAAEMGEVVFGGAHYSVLFFIGVELFLFTFVLNALAAAFVKRLVRRMSGGAA
- a CDS encoding OmpA family protein, whose protein sequence is MRPAAAALLLPALACAAGARPPSALGAADAGPSRCLLLAPFENASDAPHAGEAATAAVRAALDPARTAALADDDLRALFRETPLELPEGVSPSLALELAELTGADAAVYGTVEGRSRDAAAPTLLVSLRVVDAGRRELLVAETVPVRPAAGEAPEDAIRRALAAARPALARLGDASGRRCFDPARLGALRGVAMAEVRRQPAPAPAAVVVPVAAAAMPAAPGPAAEPAGTRTPRQADWARRLAAGERFLLEDASFAGRTAELQRDGGLADLVLALAAAPGVAVRVEAFVDATPDAQADQRLSQAMADAAVGRLRELGVAERRLSGVGCGGERPLLPNFTVRGRTANRRLEIVGHAEP
- a CDS encoding porin, with translation MNRLIAAILAVGLAPAALAQEAAAPASSAPAESSEVDTAALKGQVDALAEQLAEMKTDVSGLKKLKFSGYVQPRFGWLEAAKYEKGAPQRDGFYVRRGRFKAVYDTDLAQYVIQLDATPSGVGLKEAYASFKLPFLKGFAIDAGLQLMPFGYDVGIRSSSDLDLLERAMFAGHFLKGEYDLGVALRGAYGPVNFKVGVFNGNGVDGAAGKDNDQRKDVIGRLGVDLGMITGGVSGWYGKTIDYTSATNETYDRVRLGADLQLYLDLLPVGGTALKGEYVWGKTAIGTGAGGAGDSLGLIGYGWDVILTQNVGPWNQVAVRYDTFNPNVKLDRNLAANQGKVFITDEVSAALHTILSSNLKLSVAYYHPMNREKGDTAPSDPKKDSFVAQLQAKF
- a CDS encoding sensor histidine kinase; the encoded protein is MLSRSPLAAAIRALRAELSGGPPADLGRDVRELEELLAERERRRFSALRVPAEQELLAALPDAAALISRDGWVRASNAAFDTLAASGRAAGLTPLEITRSAELSEAVKRALEGTARRLELPIQRRTYLAALSPLLRGEVLVLLRDVTDARRAEATRRDFVANASHELRTPIAAIRAAAETLLSGAVEDPAAGRAFVEIVARHAERLSRLTQDLLDLSRIESRQWTFELAPVGVGALARQVLELFASAARAKGLALRAEVPAGAVVRADGRALEQVLVNLVDNAVKYTAAGSVTVSAARDGDAWVVSVADTGPGIERHHLPRLFERFYRVDSGRSRDQGGTGLGLAIVKHLVQGMGGEVGVESGAGGTRLWARLPAA
- the pstA gene encoding phosphate ABC transporter permease PstA, whose translation is MTVRRRKAVGGALALLTGAAAFLVVAMLGVILWDVVRGGAARVSWEFLTAAPEEGMTGGGIFPAIYGTAVMTLLMTVAVLPVGVATAVYLHEYAPPRSGLAGAVRVAVTNLAGVPSIVFGLFGLGFFIQFVGRGLDRALSEPGTLHYGQPALIWASLTLAVLTLPVVIVSTEEALRAVPRELRDASLALGATQSQTLARVVLPGALPGILTGAILAVARGAGEVAPILFTGVAYFLPDLPGSPFSQFMHLGYHVYVLATQSPDVEATRPLLYATVLVLLALTFALNLVAIAIRTRTRRRAAAGH
- a CDS encoding phosphate ABC transporter substrate-binding protein codes for the protein MKRMLLALAALAAAVPALASAAVTVKGSDTMVILAQRWAEDYMNKNPGKKVQVTGGGSGTGIAALINGTTDIANASRSMKSDEKGKVRERYSVLPTEIPVAQDGVALYVNESNPVSQLTIDQLHQIYVGDVTNWKQVGGPDQRIVLYSRENSSGTYVFFKEHVLKGDDYAPAAQTLPGTAAVVNAVAKEKGGIGYGGAAYAKGVKEVKVVGADGQAYAPSAENVKSGKYPLARPLFMYTRAKPAGEVKAFIDYCLSPEGQQLVTKVGYFPIK